From Solwaraspora sp. WMMD1047, the proteins below share one genomic window:
- a CDS encoding tetratricopeptide repeat protein — translation MSDPRITSSIFTRGAVDLGALRSAAQPPAQSATRPTERGAPAGAAPAGPGGAAVINVTEATFQAEVLERSLTTPVVVDFWAEWCEPCKQLSPVLEKLAAEGGGAWVLAKIDVDANPRIAQMFRVQGIPMVYAVVGGQPVDAFSGVVPEAQLRQWIGAVLKAGGVSVEEPEDPRLTEADEALITGDLDVAERAYKKILAEAPADRAAEAGLAQVGLARRVTGVNPAAVLAAAQAAPDDLDAQLLAADVEMASGQAELAYQRLVGLVGRTAGEERERVRQHLVSLFTIAGPDDPAVGAARRALARALF, via the coding sequence ATGAGCGACCCACGGATCACCTCGTCGATTTTCACCCGCGGCGCGGTAGACCTCGGCGCGCTGCGTAGCGCCGCCCAGCCGCCCGCCCAGTCAGCCACCCGGCCCACCGAGCGGGGCGCGCCGGCCGGCGCCGCCCCAGCCGGCCCCGGCGGTGCCGCCGTGATCAATGTCACGGAGGCGACATTCCAGGCCGAGGTGCTGGAACGCTCGCTCACCACACCGGTGGTGGTGGACTTCTGGGCCGAGTGGTGCGAGCCCTGCAAGCAGCTCTCGCCGGTGCTGGAGAAGCTCGCCGCCGAGGGCGGCGGCGCCTGGGTGCTGGCCAAGATCGATGTGGATGCCAACCCGCGCATCGCGCAGATGTTCCGGGTCCAGGGCATCCCCATGGTGTACGCCGTGGTCGGCGGGCAGCCGGTCGACGCCTTCTCCGGCGTGGTTCCCGAGGCACAGCTGCGGCAGTGGATCGGCGCGGTCCTCAAGGCCGGCGGGGTCTCGGTGGAGGAACCGGAGGACCCTCGGCTGACCGAGGCGGACGAGGCGTTGATCACCGGTGACCTCGACGTGGCCGAGCGGGCGTACAAGAAGATCCTGGCCGAGGCACCCGCGGACCGGGCGGCGGAGGCGGGCCTGGCGCAGGTCGGGCTGGCCCGCCGGGTCACCGGGGTGAACCCGGCGGCGGTGCTCGCGGCGGCGCAGGCCGCACCGGACGACCTCGACGCCCAACTGCTGGCCGCCGATGTCGAGATGGCCAGCGGCCAGGCCGAGTTGGCGTACCAGCGGCTGGTCGGGCTGGTCGGCCGGACGGCCGGCGAGGAGCGGGAACGGGTTCGGCAGCACCTGGTGTCGCTGTTCACGATCGCGGGTCCGGACGATCCGGCGGTCGGCGCGGCCCGGCGGGCACTGGCGCGGGCGTTGTTCTGA
- a CDS encoding DivIVA domain-containing protein has translation MRRLLRRLIPAHRRRAKLLADLQTRTGGPAGHPNGGGRPRLARRMPNGGAYYRRVEREPISPAQVRDRRFTDSARRGCDPGEVHAFLHLVADELAALRAELATTRAENLRIKQALRDWQPQFHRWAPS, from the coding sequence GTGCGCAGACTGCTCAGGCGGCTCATCCCGGCACACCGGCGGCGAGCGAAACTCCTCGCCGACCTGCAAACCCGCACCGGCGGTCCCGCCGGTCACCCGAACGGGGGAGGACGGCCCCGGCTGGCGCGGCGGATGCCGAACGGCGGCGCCTACTACCGGCGGGTGGAGCGGGAGCCGATCAGCCCCGCCCAGGTGCGGGACCGCCGCTTCACCGACAGTGCCCGGCGCGGGTGCGACCCCGGCGAGGTACACGCGTTCCTGCACCTGGTCGCCGACGAGCTGGCGGCGCTGCGCGCCGAGCTGGCCACCACCAGGGCGGAGAACCTGCGGATCAAGCAGGCGCTGCGTGACTGGCAGCCCCAGTTCCACCGATGGGCGCCGTCGTGA
- a CDS encoding class I SAM-dependent methyltransferase, which produces MQDEPVRVPEALAGILADAAALGFEMSCENRTGAMLATLAASKPAGRILELGTGAGAGAAWLLDGMSADARLISVEIDPRVQAVAVARLGADPRVSFESADVDGWLTDYDGEPFDLAFVDCLPGKFHRLDDVLALLRPGGLYVGDDLLPQPTWPAEHQERVDGFLDRLPRVAGLRATAMAWGSGLVVGARI; this is translated from the coding sequence GTGCAGGACGAACCAGTTCGCGTGCCCGAGGCGCTGGCGGGAATCCTGGCCGATGCGGCAGCACTCGGTTTCGAGATGTCGTGCGAGAACCGGACCGGGGCCATGCTGGCGACCCTCGCCGCGAGCAAGCCGGCAGGCCGCATCCTGGAGTTGGGCACCGGCGCCGGTGCCGGCGCCGCCTGGTTGCTCGACGGCATGTCCGCCGACGCGCGGCTGATCAGCGTGGAGATCGATCCCCGGGTGCAAGCGGTAGCCGTCGCCCGGCTGGGCGCCGATCCTCGGGTCAGCTTCGAGTCCGCCGACGTCGACGGGTGGCTGACCGACTACGACGGTGAGCCCTTCGATCTGGCCTTCGTGGACTGTCTTCCCGGCAAGTTCCACCGTCTCGACGACGTGCTCGCCCTGCTGCGGCCCGGCGGCCTCTACGTGGGCGACGACCTGCTGCCGCAGCCGACCTGGCCCGCCGAACACCAGGAACGCGTCGACGGATTCCTGGACCGGCTGCCCCGGGTGGCCGGGCTACGGGCGACCGCCATGGCTTGGGGATCGGGGCTGGTGGTCGGCGCCCGGATCTAG
- a CDS encoding DUF6767 domain-containing protein: protein MTARPSRRPEPKCPIRPGEPCTLCLPGATGPQDCGLVYLVMSDDELRAGLHRTRTGPGR from the coding sequence ATGACCGCACGACCGTCCCGCCGCCCGGAGCCGAAGTGCCCGATCCGGCCGGGCGAACCTTGCACGCTCTGCCTACCCGGCGCCACCGGCCCGCAGGACTGCGGACTGGTCTACCTGGTGATGAGCGACGATGAACTGCGCGCCGGGCTGCATCGAACCCGGACGGGTCCAGGGAGGTAG
- a CDS encoding DUF6183 family protein produces the protein MGDQIERLLRGLGQEREAAEVWRLSERRLAEGDAGFLVELGLAVASRYGRATWQFRSVLPPLVRLLATAPGADHLEPTCRLVNGVADAGITRYAAALLATHHPADELAAVLLDSGAAQDGPIADLNACLTHELLLAGAAVEKTPWVCGWAGSPHRAAHPLGWLPLSLTTLDKAGTAAAQPHDLPGPGHRALSGPTLARPATGPAVAAETTTASTATAIGAAVLNWVEDSNGRFEARTYLLADDLDIAPGTVVGLLFGLGLECLSGLDDRDRLVLAERSPADIWRRLFTAAATGGAYRSGERGAFGRLAAWRSIAALAGAPPDASPAQVERLVDDCAWYTFDADTDWFDRVAWDLGLVAIRADRRELSVLAATDSD, from the coding sequence GTGGGCGACCAGATCGAGCGGCTCCTTCGCGGGTTGGGGCAGGAGAGGGAGGCGGCGGAGGTCTGGCGGCTCAGTGAACGGCGCCTTGCCGAGGGCGACGCCGGCTTCCTGGTGGAGCTCGGCCTGGCGGTCGCCAGTCGGTACGGCCGCGCGACCTGGCAGTTCCGCAGCGTCCTTCCCCCGCTGGTGCGACTGCTGGCCACCGCACCCGGGGCAGACCACCTTGAACCAACCTGTCGGCTGGTCAACGGCGTCGCCGACGCCGGCATCACCCGCTACGCGGCCGCCCTGCTGGCCACCCACCATCCCGCCGACGAGCTGGCGGCAGTGCTGCTCGACAGCGGCGCGGCGCAGGACGGACCGATCGCGGACCTCAACGCCTGTCTGACGCACGAACTGCTGCTGGCCGGCGCGGCCGTCGAAAAGACACCCTGGGTCTGCGGGTGGGCTGGGTCGCCGCACCGCGCCGCCCACCCTCTCGGCTGGCTGCCCCTGTCCCTGACCACGCTGGACAAGGCGGGCACCGCCGCCGCCCAGCCCCACGACCTCCCCGGTCCCGGCCATCGTGCCCTCTCCGGTCCGACGCTGGCGCGGCCCGCCACCGGACCGGCGGTGGCGGCGGAGACCACCACCGCATCGACGGCGACGGCGATCGGTGCGGCCGTCCTGAACTGGGTCGAGGACTCCAACGGCCGGTTCGAGGCCCGCACCTATCTCCTCGCCGACGATCTGGACATCGCGCCGGGTACCGTCGTCGGGCTGCTGTTCGGCCTCGGACTGGAGTGTCTTTCCGGGCTCGACGACCGGGATCGGCTCGTCCTGGCCGAGCGGTCACCGGCCGACATCTGGCGGCGGCTCTTCACCGCGGCCGCGACGGGTGGGGCGTACCGGTCCGGTGAGCGTGGCGCGTTCGGCCGGTTGGCCGCCTGGCGGTCGATCGCCGCGCTGGCGGGCGCCCCGCCCGATGCCTCCCCCGCCCAGGTGGAGCGGCTGGTTGACGATTGCGCCTGGTACACCTTCGACGCCGACACCGACTGGTTCGACCGGGTCGCCTGGGACCTCGGACTGGTCGCCATCCGCGCCGACCGGCGAGAGCTGTCCGTGCTGGCCGCCACGGACAGCGATTGA
- a CDS encoding penicillin-binding transpeptidase domain-containing protein, with protein MRLLPPYPKVSARRRTAAALACLTLAAAGLTGCSDEDGPEQTVDAFLAGWRDGGGLDAIGFLNASGQRTPAAEVTEELKQLSGELAATPPALRRQGEVTETAESATATVQVDWTLPGGTHWSYPTEVRLQRGPDDEWQVVWEPTIVQEKLTPGDQLAIRRVPAARGAVLDAAGQPIVTPRPVVQVGVQPSAVTDPAALVRDLDAAFRAIRPALNPPVDLTDLPDRLKAAKPDAFVDVVLLRREAYLQIKPRIHGLDGTRFVEDQRDLAPTREFARALLGSVDPVQKADLEAEPGVYAVGDLVGHGGLQGGYEQRLRGTAGTSVIVTRTNPAGVVEPTGTELFRQEPRAGAPIRTTLDVRVQTAADAALAGEPKRSALVAVRVSDGALLAVANGPGGGAENLALTAQVPPGSTFKMVSTLGLLDLGAVGPDTPVDCPKTFTVDGRSFKNSDDFALGRVPFHTDFARSCNTAFAALAPKLGPDGLAEAGRSVGLEAPWELGVEAFSGKVSTGGSAAERAAAAFGQGTTLVSPVAMAGATAAVARGQWQQPKLLLDPAPANPAPAGPQLKPGSVEPLRTMMREVVTAGTATALKGVPGSPVHGKTGTAEFDDNPANTHAWFVGWQGDVAIAVFVEKGGASGASAVPIAANFLRAVNG; from the coding sequence ATGCGCTTGCTCCCGCCGTACCCGAAGGTTTCCGCCCGCCGGCGGACCGCCGCGGCCCTCGCCTGCCTGACGCTCGCCGCCGCCGGCCTGACCGGCTGCTCGGACGAGGACGGGCCGGAGCAGACCGTGGACGCCTTCCTGGCCGGGTGGCGCGACGGTGGCGGGCTGGACGCCATCGGCTTCCTCAACGCCTCCGGCCAGCGGACCCCGGCCGCCGAGGTGACCGAGGAGCTCAAGCAGCTCTCCGGCGAGCTGGCGGCGACCCCGCCCGCGCTGCGCCGGCAGGGCGAGGTCACCGAGACGGCCGAGTCGGCCACCGCGACGGTCCAGGTGGACTGGACGCTGCCGGGTGGCACCCACTGGAGCTACCCCACCGAGGTACGGCTGCAGCGCGGGCCGGACGACGAGTGGCAGGTGGTGTGGGAGCCGACGATCGTGCAGGAGAAGCTGACCCCGGGCGACCAGTTGGCGATCCGCCGGGTGCCGGCGGCCCGGGGCGCGGTGCTCGACGCCGCGGGTCAGCCGATCGTCACCCCCCGACCGGTGGTGCAGGTGGGGGTGCAGCCGAGCGCGGTGACCGACCCGGCCGCCCTGGTCCGCGACCTGGACGCCGCCTTCCGGGCGATCCGGCCGGCGCTGAACCCGCCGGTTGACCTCACCGACCTGCCGGACCGGCTCAAGGCCGCCAAGCCGGACGCGTTCGTCGACGTGGTGCTGCTGCGCCGGGAGGCGTACCTGCAGATCAAGCCGAGGATCCACGGCCTGGACGGCACCCGGTTCGTCGAGGACCAGCGGGATCTGGCGCCGACCCGGGAGTTCGCCCGGGCGCTGCTCGGCTCGGTGGACCCGGTGCAGAAGGCCGACCTGGAGGCCGAGCCGGGCGTCTACGCGGTCGGCGACCTGGTCGGCCACGGCGGCCTGCAGGGCGGGTACGAGCAACGGCTGCGCGGCACGGCCGGCACCAGTGTGATCGTCACCCGGACCAACCCGGCCGGGGTGGTCGAGCCGACGGGCACCGAACTGTTCCGGCAGGAGCCGCGGGCCGGCGCGCCGATCCGGACCACCCTGGACGTCCGGGTCCAGACCGCGGCCGACGCCGCGCTGGCCGGCGAGCCGAAGCGCTCCGCGCTGGTGGCCGTCCGGGTCAGCGACGGCGCGCTGCTGGCGGTGGCGAACGGGCCGGGCGGCGGCGCGGAGAATCTCGCCCTCACCGCCCAGGTACCGCCCGGTTCGACCTTCAAGATGGTCAGCACGCTCGGCCTGCTCGACCTCGGCGCGGTCGGGCCGGACACCCCGGTCGACTGCCCGAAGACGTTCACTGTGGACGGTCGGTCGTTCAAGAACTCCGACGACTTCGCCCTCGGCCGGGTGCCGTTCCACACCGACTTCGCCCGCTCCTGCAACACCGCGTTCGCGGCGCTGGCGCCGAAGCTGGGTCCGGACGGGTTGGCCGAGGCGGGCCGTTCCGTCGGCTTGGAGGCGCCCTGGGAGCTGGGCGTCGAGGCGTTCAGCGGCAAGGTCTCCACCGGCGGCAGCGCGGCCGAGCGGGCCGCCGCCGCGTTCGGGCAGGGCACCACGCTGGTCAGCCCGGTGGCGATGGCCGGCGCGACCGCGGCGGTGGCGCGCGGGCAGTGGCAGCAGCCGAAGCTGCTACTGGACCCGGCGCCGGCCAACCCCGCGCCGGCCGGACCGCAGCTCAAGCCGGGCTCGGTCGAGCCGCTGCGAACCATGATGCGGGAGGTGGTCACGGCCGGCACCGCCACCGCGCTCAAGGGGGTGCCGGGTTCGCCGGTGCACGGCAAGACCGGCACCGCCGAGTTCGACGACAACCCCGCGAACACACACGCCTGGTTCGTCGGCTGGCAGGGCGACGTGGCGATCGCGGTTTTCGTCGAGAAGGGCGGCGCCAGCGGCGCCAGCGCCGTCCCGATCGCCGCCAACTTCCTGCGCGCCGTGAACGGCTGA
- a CDS encoding NAD-glutamate dehydrogenase, protein MDRRPATKPGPDLRPDDNGRNDFDPDRGLDPDRGSGPEGDLDPDGDHEIGLAVVDDGNRRRSGGPDAGDTGLSDDDSGARIFTGVTGLTGASVDTLYDLGLPAEALADDVEDAELDEPVPNAERLVAQAVGLAGGDHDAATLVDRFWRFAPDEELIGITAEEMLAAAQAHRDLARQRVPGELKLRIHEPATGQQHTVIEIVTDDMPFLVDSVTALLTGEHLDVHMLVHPLVVVRREPLGRLTEVAADVEPDDAIAGDIVESWMRIEIDPVRDAAARDRLRGELQRVLTDVREAVEDWPKMRQRALGLADDLAAARTSETRPPVPEKDITDSVELLRWLAHDHFTFLGYREYRLVRTDNGDQALEAVLGSGLGILRQDSTRPRTLSSLAPEAHDKVREKRLLIITKANSRATVHRSAYLDYIGFKIFNDEGEVVGERRFLGLFATAAYRTSVRELPVVRRKVAEVLDRSGLSPRSHSGKDLLQILETYPRDELFQIKTDDLYHAVVGVLRMAGRRQLRLFLRRDGYGRFISCLIYLPRDRFTTQNRLRMQEILLRELNGIGVDYTTRVTESMLARVHFIVRSDPASPPGDIDPDLLAEQLADATRLWDDDYRLVLERKLGDEQAKRLFARYADAFPEGYKDSHTPYEAMKDLAKLELLEESGQLEMHMFRKQRWGADRGGEQTDVRFKVYRYGEPMVLSAVLPVLHSLGVRVIDEHPYEVDRIDGRIYLYDFGLELPEKALELAEVRPHVENAFSATWRGEAEVDGFNELVLRGGLTWRQVVVLRAYAKYLRQAGTVFSQDYMEQTFISYPTLAALLVELFEVRMSPVLGLSAEERSLRGKDLVDRIGRELDEVTSLDQDRILRSYLTLIQATLRTSFYQRRDDGRPKPYVAMKLDPQAIPDLPAPRPKYEIFVYSPRFEGVHLRYGPVARGGLRWSDRREDFRTEVLGLVKAQMVKNAVIVPVGAKGGFVLKQKPGDRDEAVVCYREFIAALLDVTDNLEGGRVVPPPDVVRHDGDDPYLVVAADKGTASFSDIANEISLAHGFWLADAFASGGSAGYDHKRMGITARGAWESVKRHFRDLGLDTQTEDFTVVGVGDMSGDVFGNGMLLSEHIRLVAAFDHRHIFLDPDPDPARSYAERRRLFDLPRSSWSDYDQELISDGGGVFARTAKSVPVTPQVRAVLGLDDGVDALSPQELMRAILAAPVDLFWNGGIGTYVKASTQTNAEVGDKSNDAIRIDGRDLRVRVVGEGGNLGFTQAGRVEYALTGGRIFTDSIDNAAGVDTSDHEVNIKILLGDAVGDGELTMPDRDALLAEMTDEVAELVLRDNYDQARAISNSLAQAASLLPVHRRIITDLERSGQLIRELEALPADEELAARESGLTAPEFAVLLAYIKIGLEREILADGIADEEWTSEVLAGYFPTPLRERYADRMPGHRLRRDIVTTVLVNEAINRGGLTFVYRVVEETAATPADVIRAYVVVRDVFRLRELWAAVEALDNQVSTELQTAVYLDTRRLLDRAVRWLVTNRRSPIDVPTEIARLRDGVARLLPELGGLFYGAERESLLAHIDLQVGRGLPRELAERATRLMYSFGLLDVVEVATDTGRDTGEVASVYFVISDRFRVDSLLSKISLLPREDRWQTLARMALRYDLYAALAALTAEVLASTPADVPAEQRVHQWEEANATSITRTRKAMGEFDESRSDLAALSVLLRQIRTLVRTSAAS, encoded by the coding sequence ATGGACCGGCGTCCGGCGACAAAACCGGGACCCGATCTCCGGCCTGACGACAACGGCCGGAACGACTTCGATCCCGACCGCGGCCTCGATCCCGACCGCGGCTCCGGTCCGGAGGGCGACCTCGATCCGGACGGCGACCACGAGATCGGGCTGGCCGTGGTCGACGACGGCAACCGACGCCGGTCCGGCGGCCCCGATGCCGGGGACACCGGACTGAGCGACGACGACTCCGGGGCCCGGATCTTCACCGGCGTCACCGGGCTCACCGGGGCCAGCGTCGACACCCTCTACGACCTGGGCCTGCCGGCCGAGGCGCTCGCCGACGACGTCGAGGACGCCGAACTGGACGAGCCGGTACCCAACGCCGAGCGGCTGGTCGCGCAGGCGGTCGGGCTGGCCGGCGGCGACCACGACGCCGCCACCCTGGTCGACCGGTTCTGGCGGTTCGCCCCCGACGAGGAACTGATCGGCATCACCGCCGAGGAGATGCTCGCCGCGGCCCAGGCCCACCGGGACCTGGCCCGGCAGCGGGTGCCCGGCGAGTTGAAGCTGCGCATCCACGAGCCGGCCACCGGCCAGCAGCACACCGTGATCGAGATCGTCACCGACGACATGCCGTTCCTGGTCGACTCGGTCACCGCCCTGCTCACCGGCGAGCACCTCGACGTGCACATGCTGGTCCACCCGCTGGTGGTGGTGCGCCGCGAACCGCTCGGCCGGCTCACCGAGGTGGCCGCCGACGTCGAACCGGACGACGCGATCGCCGGCGACATCGTCGAGAGCTGGATGCGGATCGAGATCGACCCGGTCCGCGACGCCGCCGCCCGCGACCGGCTCCGCGGCGAGTTGCAGCGGGTGCTCACCGATGTGCGGGAGGCGGTGGAGGACTGGCCGAAGATGCGGCAACGGGCGCTCGGCCTCGCCGACGACCTGGCCGCCGCCCGGACCTCCGAGACCCGCCCGCCGGTGCCGGAGAAGGACATCACCGACTCGGTGGAGCTGCTGCGCTGGCTCGCCCACGACCACTTCACCTTCCTCGGCTACCGCGAGTACCGGTTGGTCCGCACCGACAACGGCGACCAGGCGCTGGAGGCGGTGCTCGGCTCCGGCCTGGGCATCCTGCGCCAGGACTCGACCCGGCCCCGGACGCTGTCCTCGCTGGCGCCCGAGGCGCACGACAAGGTACGCGAGAAGCGGCTGCTCATCATCACCAAGGCCAACTCGCGGGCCACCGTGCACCGGTCGGCCTATCTGGACTACATCGGCTTCAAGATCTTCAACGACGAGGGCGAGGTGGTCGGCGAGCGGCGCTTCCTCGGCCTGTTCGCCACCGCCGCCTACCGCACCAGCGTCCGGGAGCTGCCGGTGGTGCGCCGCAAGGTCGCCGAGGTGCTGGACCGCTCCGGGCTCAGCCCGCGCAGCCACTCCGGCAAGGACCTGCTGCAGATCCTGGAGACCTATCCGCGCGACGAGCTGTTCCAGATCAAGACCGACGACCTCTACCACGCGGTCGTCGGCGTACTGCGGATGGCCGGCCGCCGGCAGCTGCGGCTGTTCCTGCGCCGGGACGGCTACGGCCGGTTCATCTCCTGCCTGATCTACCTGCCCCGGGACCGGTTCACCACCCAGAACCGGCTGCGCATGCAGGAGATCCTGCTGCGCGAGCTGAACGGCATCGGGGTCGACTACACCACCCGGGTCACCGAGTCGATGCTGGCCCGGGTGCACTTCATCGTCCGCAGCGACCCGGCGAGCCCGCCCGGCGACATCGACCCCGACCTGCTGGCCGAGCAGCTGGCCGACGCCACCCGGCTCTGGGACGACGACTACCGGCTGGTGCTGGAGCGCAAGCTCGGTGACGAGCAGGCCAAACGGCTCTTCGCCCGGTACGCCGACGCGTTCCCGGAGGGCTACAAGGACAGCCACACCCCGTACGAGGCGATGAAGGACCTGGCCAAACTGGAGCTGCTGGAGGAGTCCGGCCAGCTCGAGATGCACATGTTCCGCAAGCAGCGGTGGGGGGCCGACCGCGGCGGCGAGCAGACCGACGTCCGGTTCAAGGTCTACCGGTACGGCGAACCGATGGTGCTGTCGGCCGTCCTGCCGGTGCTGCACTCGCTCGGGGTCCGGGTCATCGACGAGCACCCGTACGAGGTGGACCGGATCGACGGCCGGATCTACCTGTACGACTTCGGCCTGGAACTGCCGGAGAAGGCGCTGGAGCTGGCCGAGGTGCGGCCGCACGTGGAGAACGCCTTCTCGGCCACCTGGCGGGGCGAGGCCGAGGTGGACGGCTTCAACGAGCTGGTGCTGCGCGGCGGCCTCACCTGGCGGCAGGTGGTGGTGCTGCGCGCGTACGCGAAGTATCTGCGGCAGGCCGGCACGGTCTTCTCCCAGGACTACATGGAGCAGACCTTCATCAGCTACCCGACGCTGGCCGCCCTGCTGGTGGAGCTCTTCGAGGTGCGGATGTCGCCGGTGCTGGGGCTGAGCGCGGAGGAACGCAGCCTGCGCGGCAAGGACCTGGTCGACCGGATCGGCCGGGAACTGGACGAGGTCACCAGCCTGGACCAGGACCGCATCCTGCGGTCCTACCTGACGTTGATCCAGGCCACCCTGCGGACCAGCTTCTACCAGCGCCGCGACGACGGGCGACCGAAGCCGTACGTGGCGATGAAGCTCGACCCGCAGGCGATCCCGGACCTGCCGGCCCCCCGGCCAAAATACGAGATCTTCGTCTACTCGCCCCGGTTCGAGGGCGTGCACCTGCGCTACGGCCCGGTGGCCCGAGGCGGACTGCGCTGGTCCGACCGGCGGGAGGACTTCCGCACCGAGGTGCTCGGTCTGGTGAAGGCGCAGATGGTGAAGAACGCGGTGATCGTGCCGGTGGGCGCCAAGGGCGGCTTCGTGCTCAAGCAGAAGCCGGGCGACCGGGACGAGGCGGTGGTCTGCTACCGGGAGTTCATCGCCGCCCTGCTGGACGTGACCGACAACCTGGAAGGCGGTCGGGTGGTGCCGCCGCCGGACGTGGTGCGCCACGACGGCGACGACCCGTACCTGGTGGTGGCGGCCGACAAGGGGACGGCGAGCTTCTCCGACATCGCCAACGAGATCTCGCTGGCGCACGGTTTCTGGCTGGCCGACGCGTTCGCCTCCGGCGGCTCGGCCGGCTACGACCACAAACGGATGGGCATCACCGCCCGGGGCGCCTGGGAGTCGGTCAAGCGGCACTTCCGCGACCTGGGCCTCGACACCCAGACCGAGGACTTCACCGTGGTCGGCGTCGGCGACATGTCCGGCGACGTGTTCGGCAACGGGATGCTGCTCTCCGAGCACATCCGGCTGGTGGCCGCCTTCGACCACCGGCACATCTTCCTGGACCCCGACCCGGACCCGGCCCGCTCCTACGCGGAGCGCCGCCGGCTGTTCGACCTGCCGCGCTCGTCGTGGTCCGACTACGACCAGGAGCTGATCTCCGACGGCGGCGGCGTCTTCGCGCGTACGGCGAAGTCGGTGCCGGTGACGCCGCAGGTCCGCGCGGTGCTCGGCCTCGACGACGGGGTCGACGCGCTGTCGCCGCAGGAGTTGATGCGGGCGATCCTGGCCGCGCCGGTGGACCTGTTCTGGAACGGCGGCATCGGCACCTACGTGAAGGCGTCCACCCAGACCAACGCCGAGGTGGGGGACAAGTCCAACGACGCGATCCGGATCGACGGCCGGGACCTGCGGGTCCGGGTGGTCGGCGAGGGCGGGAACCTGGGCTTCACCCAGGCCGGCCGGGTCGAGTACGCGCTCACCGGCGGTCGGATCTTCACCGACTCGATCGACAACGCGGCCGGGGTGGACACCTCCGACCACGAGGTGAACATCAAGATTCTGCTCGGCGACGCGGTCGGCGACGGTGAGCTGACCATGCCGGACCGGGACGCGCTGCTGGCCGAGATGACCGACGAGGTCGCCGAGCTGGTGCTGCGGGACAACTACGACCAGGCCCGGGCGATCAGCAACTCGCTGGCCCAGGCCGCGTCGCTGCTGCCGGTGCACCGGCGGATCATCACCGACCTGGAGCGCTCCGGGCAGCTCATCCGGGAGTTGGAGGCGCTGCCGGCCGACGAGGAGCTGGCGGCGCGGGAGTCGGGGTTGACCGCTCCGGAGTTCGCGGTGCTGCTGGCGTACATCAAGATCGGTCTGGAGCGGGAGATCCTGGCCGACGGGATCGCCGACGAGGAGTGGACCTCGGAGGTGTTGGCGGGCTACTTCCCGACGCCGCTGCGCGAGCGGTACGCCGACCGGATGCCGGGCCACCGACTGCGCCGGGACATCGTGACCACGGTGCTGGTGAACGAGGCGATCAACCGGGGCGGACTCACCTTCGTCTACCGGGTGGTGGAGGAGACCGCCGCCACCCCGGCCGACGTGATCCGGGCGTACGTGGTGGTGCGGGACGTGTTCCGGCTGCGGGAACTCTGGGCGGCGGTGGAGGCGCTGGACAACCAGGTCTCCACCGAGCTGCAGACGGCGGTCTACCTGGACACCCGGCGGCTGCTGGACCGGGCGGTGCGCTGGCTGGTCACCAACCGGCGGTCGCCGATCGACGTGCCGACCGAGATCGCCCGGCTCCGGGACGGGGTGGCCCGGCTGCTGCCGGAGCTGGGCGGGCTCTTCTACGGCGCCGAGCGGGAGTCGTTGCTGGCCCACATCGACCTGCAGGTCGGTCGGGGGCTGCCGCGCGAGCTGGCGGAGCGGGCGACCAGGTTGATGTACAGCTTCGGGTTGCTCGACGTGGTCGAGGTGGCCACCGACACCGGCCGGGACACCGGCGAGGTGGCCTCGGTGTACTTCGTGATCTCGGACCGGTTCCGGGTGGACTCGCTGCTGTCGAAGATCTCGCTGCTGCCCCGGGAGGACCGGTGGCAGACGCTGGCCCGGATGGCGCTCCGCTACGACCTGTACGCGGCGCTGGCGGCGCTCACCGCCGAGGTGCTGGCCTCGACGCCGGCCGACGTGCCGGCCGAGCAGCGGGTGCACCAGTGGGAGGAGGCCAACGCCACCTCGATCACCCGGACCCGCAAGGCGATGGGCGAGTTCGACGAGTCACGGTCCGACCTGGCGGCCCTGTCGGTGTTGCTCCGGCAGATCCGGACCCTGGTCCGGACCTCCGCCGCGAGCTGA